The Ornithodoros turicata isolate Travis chromosome 9, ASM3712646v1, whole genome shotgun sequence genome includes a region encoding these proteins:
- the LOC135368318 gene encoding leucine-rich repeat-containing G-protein coupled receptor 6-like — MMAMLGTVCLLAVATAVTGEKTIFRCPPADQLLPCTCIDTLHPAEVRCEAVDGLDVIQKSLSNKWSIPIPRLNLSNSNLPALTPGSFVNISVERLIINGSNLRFVSDNAFVGALNLQYIALTDDKLHEVPTEAIKKVPRVRTLSLAGNLLSKLDKSSFAGLSNLRFIMLSDNRIATLEPGVFSSKVKHVTIARNRISSFNGSVRHLTSLGWLYAGGNELQTVAGELDGLFNMKTLDLSANQLTTVEGAFKDLRALQTLNLAYNWIEKIDNTFSSLTHLQIVNLSNNHISAIPEKVFRNLTELKALDLSGNFISELGTGLNYLKRLTTLNLSRNSLTSVRLEEIKWLKDLEELDLSRNQIATVDGMFSHHVSKIHNLRLSDNLLKHIHSGIHFLHDLSQLDISYNNLATLDKRDLIKNRRLQHLDMTGNPWECDHSLVRVLQDLDTRMVRIQGRPMCYPPPDIQ, encoded by the coding sequence ATGATGGCAATGCTTGGAACCGTGTGTCTTCTCGCCGTTGCGACCGCTGTCACCGGCGAGAAAACAATCTTCAGATGTCCTCCTGCGGATCAGCTGTTGCCCTGCACCTGTATTGACACTCTCCATCCCGCTGAGGTGCGATGCGAGGCTGTCGATGGACTGGACGTTATTCAGAAGTCGCTGTCGAATAAGTGGTCCATTCCCATTCCACGGCTCAACCTCTCCAACTCCAACCTTCCAGCGCTCACCCCTGGATCGTTCGTCAACATCTCGGTGGAAAGGCTCATCATCAACGGCAGCAACTTGCGTTTCGTGTCTGACAATGCGTTCGTCGGGGCGCTCAACCTCCAATATATTGCACTCACGGACGACAAGCTTCACGAGGTACCCACTGAAGCCATCAAGAAAGTGCCCCGTGTACGGACGCTCAGTCTGGCCGGGAACTTGCTGTCGAAGCTGGACAAGTCGTCTTTCGCCGGCCTTTCGAATCTCAGGTTTATCATGTTGTCCGACAACCGCATTGCCACTCTGGAACCCGGTGTGTTCAGCTCAAAGGTAAAGCACGTCACCATAGCGAGGAATAGGATATCGTCCTTCAACGGTTCCGTGCGCCACTTGACTTCGTTGGGATGGCTGTATGCTGGCGGGAACGAACTGCAAACCGTTGCCGGAGAACTCGACGGGCTCTTCAacatgaagacgctcgacctcAGTGCAAATCAGCTGACGACTGTCGAGGGCGCATTTAAGGACCTTCGCGCGCTACAGACGCTCAACCTTGCCTACAACTGGATAGAGAAGATCGACAACACGTTCTCGTCTCTGACTCACCTGCAAATTGTAAATCTGTCCAACAACCACATCTCCGCCATTCCTGAAAAGGTGTTCCGGAACCTGACCGAACTCAAGGCGCTGGACCTATCCGGGAACTTCATATCGGAACTGGGCACCGGCCTCAACTACCTCAAGCGTCTGACGACGTTGAATCTCTCCCGCAATAGCTTAACCAGTGTCCGGCTGGAAGAGATAAAATGGTTGAAGGATCTCGAAGAGTTGGACCTCTCGCGGAACCAGATCGCCACCGTGGACGGCATGTTCAGTCATCACGTATCAAAGATTCACAATCTCAGGTTGTCCGACAACCTGTTGAAGCACATCCACAGCGGGATCCATTTTCTGCATGACCTGTCGCAGCTGGACATCAGCTACAACAACTTGGCTACCCTTGACAAGAGGGATCTGATAAAGAATCGTCGGCTGCAGCACCTGGACATGACCG